One Dreissena polymorpha isolate Duluth1 chromosome 9, UMN_Dpol_1.0, whole genome shotgun sequence genomic window carries:
- the LOC127845383 gene encoding inactive pancreatic lipase-related protein 1-like encodes MALGRGLLTFLTLLNCSHGFLLVNEVCYTQDGLGCFSKTSPYDNAQGFLPESPATIGVQFRLFTRSNPVHYQLVDKSPSTILHSNFNPTRKTKVITHGYIDSANATWVKFMVLAILRQEDANVIAVDWSPGAARVNYLMAAANTRVVGALIAQLLTQLHITAHAQYIDFHLIGHSLGAHISGYAGQRVPGLGRITGLDPAGPAFENTAESVRLDPTDALFVEAIHTDGDSLIHLGFGLKQRVGHVDFYPNGGDDQPGCPANLGQHLFSLLSGSIEYFSSTLACSHVRATDLYTESISSSCHFRSQPCDSVANYEAGRCSACNSGCVAMGYTTPSAARGSYFLTTNRQPPFCRP; translated from the exons GTTTCCTATTGGTGAATGAGGTCTGCTACACACAGGACGGCCTCGGCTGTTTCAGCAAAACCAGTCCGTATGATAACGCCCAGGGTTTTCTGCCCGAATCTCCTGCCACCATCGGG GTTCAATTCCGCTTGTTCACGCGCTCCAATCCGGTCCATTACCAACTTGTGGACAAGTCACCAAGTACAATTCTGCACTCCAACTTCAACCCAACCAGAAAAACAAAGGTTATCACTCACGGATATATCGATTCTGCTAACGCAACATGGGTAAAATTCATGGTCCTAGCGATATTAAGACAG GAGGATGCCAATGTAATTGCTGTTGACTGGTCACCTGGTGCGGCTCGTGTTAACTACTTGATGGCAGCGGCAAATACGAGAGTTGTCGGCGCTTTGATTGCACAGCTATTAACGCAACTACACATTACTGCGCATGCGCAGTATATCGACTTTCACCTGATTGGCCATAGTCTTGGTGCACACATATCCGGATATGCGGGACAACGGGTACCCGGCTTGGGAAGAATTACAG GTCTAGATCCTGCTGGACCCGCGTTTGAAAACACTGCTGAGAGCGTCCGCCTAGACCCTACAGATGCTTTGTTCGTAGAAGCTATCCACACGGATGGCGATTCCCTTATACACCTAG GTTTTGGTTTAAAACAACGTGTCGGCCATGTTGATTTCTACCCAAACGGAGGAGACGATCAGCCCGGCTGTCCAGCTAATCTGGGGCAGCATCTGTTTAGCCTTCTCAGCGGCTCTATTGAAT ACTTCAGTAGTACCCTTGCTTGCAGTCACGTGAGAGCCACTGATCTGTATACTGAGTCCATCTCCAGCAGTTGCCATTTCCGGTCCCAACCATGTGACAGCGTGGCCAACTACGAGGCAGGTCGTTGTTCAGCGTGTAACAGTGGATGCGTTGCCATGGGATACACAACACCCAGTGCTGCTCGTGGAAGCTATTTCCTGACGACCAATCGCCAACCTCCATTTTGTCGACCTTAA